In Tubulanus polymorphus chromosome 2, tnTubPoly1.2, whole genome shotgun sequence, a single window of DNA contains:
- the LOC141899565 gene encoding RNA-binding protein 8A-like, whose amino-acid sequence MADVLDLHEGADDEFEVDEDGDQGLLRLKEKVKKRKGRGFGSEAEGVIKTKNEEYEGMDMDESHSGPGPQRSIEGWILFITGVHEEAQEDDIFDKFSEFGEIKNIHLNLDRRTGFLKGYTLVEYETFKEAQAALDALNGADILGQNISVDWAFVRGPTGKKSRRRRRDRDRSRSPDHHRR is encoded by the exons atggcggatgtattaGATTTACACGAGGGAGCTGACGATGAATTCGAGGTCGATGAAGACGGAGATCAAGGTCTATTGCGTCTTAAAGAGAAAGTTAAGAAGAGAAAAGGTCGAGGATTCGGGTCTGAAGCGGAGGGAGTGATTAAAACCAAGAATGAGGAGTATGAAG GTATGGATATGGACGAGAGTCACAGTGGACCCGGACCTCAGAGATCTATAGAAGGATGGATTCTGTTTATAACCGGGGTGCACGAAGAGGCTCAAGAAGACGACATCTTCGATAAATTCTCTGAATTCGGAGAAATTAAGAACATTCATTTGAACTTGGATCGTAGGACCGGTTTCCTGAAGGGTTACACCCTCGTCGAGTACGAGACGTTCAAAGAAGCCCAAGCCGCCCTAGACGCCCTGAACGGAGCCGATATACTCGGGCAGAATATCAGCGTCGATTGGGCGTTTGTTCGAGGCCCGACCGGGAAGAAGAGCCGGCGCAGACGTAGGGACCGCGACAGGAGCCGTAGTCCGGATCATCACAGACGCTAA
- the LOC141899652 gene encoding PITH domain-containing protein GA19395-like isoform X3: protein MKLERVPENMCLNPGKIGSKLTSLLKAIVMKNYCLIFRKLKHNLGRYAEVLNPSENPYRFTGCVKLKGVIVIGDEDGTHPSEMRLFKNRPHMTFDDCQSKADQTFELNPDKTGQLEYNPKIVKFSSVQHLTIHFPKNFGSETTKIYYIGLKGDFTQAQREGVVICNYEARANPADHKTNLMDNVSHQIQ, encoded by the exons ATGAAACTCGAGAGGGTTCCGGAAAATATGTGTTTAAACCCTGGGAAAATAGGCTCCAAACTGACAAG tttgttgAAAGCGATTGTGATGAAGAATTATTGTTTAATATTCCGTAAGCTCAAGCACAACCTTGGTCGGTATGCAGAGGTCTTGAACCCGTCTGAAAACCCATACCG ATTTACTGGTTGTGTAAAGTTAAAAGGTGTAATTGTAATCGGAGATGAAGATGGAACTCATCCGTCCGAGATGAGACT GTTTAAGAACAGACCTCACATGACGTTCGATGATTGTCAAAGTAAAGCCGATCaaacatttgaattaaatCCAGATAAGACGGGACAATTAGAATATAATCCCAA GATTGTTAAGTTCTCCTCGGTTCAACATTTAACTATTCATTTTCCGAAGAATTTCGGCTCAGAAACAACTAAAATATACTACATCGGTTTGAAGGGCGACTTCACTCAG GCTCAAAGGGAAGGTGTAGTAATCTGTAATTACGAGGCCAGAGCGAATCCTGCTGATCATAAAACAAATTTAATGGATAATGTTTCACATCAAATACAATGA
- the LOC141899652 gene encoding PITH domain-containing protein 1-like isoform X2: MSGPHHHHSGGCCGGAHDPPDRGTEYNLYLKINLDQVECLNETREGSGKYVFKPWENRLQTDKFVESDCDEELLFNIPFTGCVKLKGVIVIGDEDGTHPSEMRLFKNRPHMTFDDCQSKADQTFELNPDKTGQLEYNPKIVKFSSVQHLTIHFPKNFGSETTKIYYIGLKGDFTQAQREGVVICNYEARANPADHKTNLMDNVSHQIQ, translated from the exons ATGTCCGGACCGCATCATCATCACAGTGGAGGTTGCTGCGGAGGAGCTCATGATCCTCCAGACCGCGGCACTGAATACAATCTATACCTGAAAATTAATCTTGATCAAGTCGAATGTTTAAATGAAACTCGAGAGGGTTCCGGAAAATATGTGTTTAAACCCTGGGAAAATAGGCTCCAAACTGACAAG tttgttgAAAGCGATTGTGATGAAGAATTATTGTTTAATATTCC ATTTACTGGTTGTGTAAAGTTAAAAGGTGTAATTGTAATCGGAGATGAAGATGGAACTCATCCGTCCGAGATGAGACT GTTTAAGAACAGACCTCACATGACGTTCGATGATTGTCAAAGTAAAGCCGATCaaacatttgaattaaatCCAGATAAGACGGGACAATTAGAATATAATCCCAA GATTGTTAAGTTCTCCTCGGTTCAACATTTAACTATTCATTTTCCGAAGAATTTCGGCTCAGAAACAACTAAAATATACTACATCGGTTTGAAGGGCGACTTCACTCAG GCTCAAAGGGAAGGTGTAGTAATCTGTAATTACGAGGCCAGAGCGAATCCTGCTGATCATAAAACAAATTTAATGGATAATGTTTCACATCAAATACAATGA
- the LOC141899652 gene encoding PITH domain-containing protein GA19395-like isoform X4 — MKLERVPENMCLNPGKIGSKLTSLLKAIVMKNYCLIFRKLKHNLGRFTGCVKLKGVIVIGDEDGTHPSEMRLFKNRPHMTFDDCQSKADQTFELNPDKTGQLEYNPKIVKFSSVQHLTIHFPKNFGSETTKIYYIGLKGDFTQAQREGVVICNYEARANPADHKTNLMDNVSHQIQ, encoded by the exons ATGAAACTCGAGAGGGTTCCGGAAAATATGTGTTTAAACCCTGGGAAAATAGGCTCCAAACTGACAAG tttgttgAAAGCGATTGTGATGAAGAATTATTGTTTAATATTCCGTAAGCTCAAGCACAACCTTGGTCG ATTTACTGGTTGTGTAAAGTTAAAAGGTGTAATTGTAATCGGAGATGAAGATGGAACTCATCCGTCCGAGATGAGACT GTTTAAGAACAGACCTCACATGACGTTCGATGATTGTCAAAGTAAAGCCGATCaaacatttgaattaaatCCAGATAAGACGGGACAATTAGAATATAATCCCAA GATTGTTAAGTTCTCCTCGGTTCAACATTTAACTATTCATTTTCCGAAGAATTTCGGCTCAGAAACAACTAAAATATACTACATCGGTTTGAAGGGCGACTTCACTCAG GCTCAAAGGGAAGGTGTAGTAATCTGTAATTACGAGGCCAGAGCGAATCCTGCTGATCATAAAACAAATTTAATGGATAATGTTTCACATCAAATACAATGA
- the LOC141899652 gene encoding PITH domain-containing protein 1-like isoform X1, translating into MSGPHHHHSGGCCGGAHDPPDRGTEYNLYLKINLDQVECLNETREGSGKYVFKPWENRLQTDKLLIFIIFSLLKAIVMKNYCLIFRKLKHNLGRFTGCVKLKGVIVIGDEDGTHPSEMRLFKNRPHMTFDDCQSKADQTFELNPDKTGQLEYNPKIVKFSSVQHLTIHFPKNFGSETTKIYYIGLKGDFTQAQREGVVICNYEARANPADHKTNLMDNVSHQIQ; encoded by the exons ATGTCCGGACCGCATCATCATCACAGTGGAGGTTGCTGCGGAGGAGCTCATGATCCTCCAGACCGCGGCACTGAATACAATCTATACCTGAAAATTAATCTTGATCAAGTCGAATGTTTAAATGAAACTCGAGAGGGTTCCGGAAAATATGTGTTTAAACCCTGGGAAAATAGGCTCCAAACTGACAAG CTtttgatatttattattttcagtttgttgAAAGCGATTGTGATGAAGAATTATTGTTTAATATTCCGTAAGCTCAAGCACAACCTTGGTCG ATTTACTGGTTGTGTAAAGTTAAAAGGTGTAATTGTAATCGGAGATGAAGATGGAACTCATCCGTCCGAGATGAGACT GTTTAAGAACAGACCTCACATGACGTTCGATGATTGTCAAAGTAAAGCCGATCaaacatttgaattaaatCCAGATAAGACGGGACAATTAGAATATAATCCCAA GATTGTTAAGTTCTCCTCGGTTCAACATTTAACTATTCATTTTCCGAAGAATTTCGGCTCAGAAACAACTAAAATATACTACATCGGTTTGAAGGGCGACTTCACTCAG GCTCAAAGGGAAGGTGTAGTAATCTGTAATTACGAGGCCAGAGCGAATCCTGCTGATCATAAAACAAATTTAATGGATAATGTTTCACATCAAATACAATGA